The following coding sequences lie in one Haladaptatus sp. DJG-WS-42 genomic window:
- a CDS encoding biotin--[acetyl-CoA-carboxylase] ligase, with protein MNDTRARVLAALADGSLSGPELAEKLEISRAAVWKHVEALREAGFVIESDGDGYVLTEIPEYGGPAVEFGLDAPYSIEYHESIDSTNRRARELAKEGAENVVVLADEQTGSRGRLNRDWQAPAGGVWMSLVLRPELPTAHAPLLTLAAAVAVTKVAREAGVEAVIKWPNDVLVSTADGEKKLCGILTEMAGEADRVSWVVVGIGINANLDADEIPETATSLQLEGETVNRRIVVQRVLEEFTVLAADTDAILPAWREYALTLGQYVRVETANGDVLGEAVDVEFPGTLVLETEDGTVRISAGECEHLRPVQSR; from the coding sequence ATGAACGATACGAGAGCGCGCGTGCTGGCTGCGCTCGCAGACGGCTCGCTCTCCGGGCCTGAGCTCGCCGAAAAGCTCGAGATTTCGCGGGCGGCCGTCTGGAAACACGTCGAAGCGCTTCGCGAGGCCGGATTCGTAATTGAGAGTGATGGAGACGGCTACGTTCTCACGGAAATTCCCGAATACGGCGGCCCCGCCGTCGAATTTGGCCTCGACGCCCCCTACAGCATCGAATATCACGAGTCGATTGATAGTACGAACCGGCGGGCGCGTGAGCTGGCCAAAGAGGGCGCAGAAAACGTCGTCGTGCTCGCAGACGAGCAGACAGGGAGCCGCGGGAGACTAAATCGCGACTGGCAAGCACCCGCCGGTGGCGTCTGGATGAGTCTCGTACTCCGGCCCGAACTTCCGACAGCTCATGCGCCCCTGTTGACGCTCGCTGCCGCCGTTGCAGTCACAAAAGTTGCACGAGAGGCGGGCGTCGAAGCCGTCATCAAGTGGCCAAACGACGTGCTTGTTTCGACAGCCGACGGCGAGAAGAAGCTCTGTGGCATCCTCACTGAGATGGCGGGTGAAGCAGACCGTGTCTCGTGGGTCGTCGTCGGCATTGGCATCAACGCAAATTTGGATGCAGACGAGATTCCAGAGACAGCGACGAGCCTCCAGCTAGAAGGTGAAACGGTAAACCGCCGAATCGTGGTGCAGCGCGTTCTTGAGGAGTTTACTGTCCTCGCAGCCGATACGGACGCAATCCTGCCTGCGTGGCGTGAATATGCGCTCACGCTCGGCCAGTATGTGCGCGTAGAAACGGCAAACGGCGACGTACTCGGCGAGGCAGTGGACGTAGAGTTCCCGGGGACGCTGGTGTTAGAAACAGAAGACGGCACGGTCCGCATTTCGGCGGGTGAGTGCGAGCACCTCCGGCCGGTTCAGTCGCGCTGA
- a CDS encoding NifU family protein, with translation MSTETQATEDDVRERIRLFMMRNFPQIQMHGGSAAIQDLDLENGEVSISLGGACSGCGISPMTVQALKHRLVAEIPEINAVHAYTGMDSAPSMPSFSGQDDDENRPQAPF, from the coding sequence ATGAGCACAGAGACGCAAGCGACAGAAGACGACGTGCGAGAACGCATCCGGTTGTTCATGATGCGAAACTTCCCGCAGATTCAGATGCACGGTGGGAGTGCAGCGATTCAGGACTTAGACCTCGAGAACGGTGAGGTCTCTATCTCTCTGGGTGGGGCGTGCAGCGGTTGTGGCATCTCTCCGATGACGGTGCAGGCGCTCAAACACCGCCTCGTCGCTGAGATTCCAGAAATCAACGCGGTCCACGCCTACACCGGGATGGACAGCGCGCCGAGCATGCCGTCCTTTTCTGGACAGGATGATGACGAGAACCGCCCACAAGCACCCTTCTAA